Below is a window of Tsuneonella deserti DNA.
CCAGCGCCGAAACCTTGCCGGGTGGCAGCGCCAGCATGCGGTTGAGGACGCCGATCTTTTCCGAATAGGGGCGCGGCCCGCCCGTCTCGAGCAAGTTTTGCGCATCGAAGTGCGAGCGACTCGGATTGCTCAAGCCGACCGCGTGGAACAGCAAGGCTTCGTTGGCGGCAAATCGGTCGGCAATGCTCGTCAGCTTTGGGTGCAGCGCAAACATCGAATCGAGCTTGTGCCGCCCGTCCTCCTCGGCCAGTGCGCCGCGCGTTTTGGCGAAGTCCGGGTCTCCGACCGGCGCGAGCATCGAGAGCCCGTCGGCCGCGCCGCGCAGCAAGACGAACACCATTTTGCGGCCGGTTGCCGCGCCGTTTGCGGCGAGCAGCGGGCCGCCGGCGACGGCATAAAGCGTCCCGGCGGCGCTTGCTGCGAGCATGTTGCGGCGGGTAATCGGGGTTATCAGCGCCATTGGAAGTCTCGGCTCATGAGCAGGAGAGATAGACCCTGCGCCTTGTCGCCCGCGGCGGCGACCGCGCCTCGCGTCACATCGCTCAGCTGGTCGCCGAAAGCGTGAGCCGCGATATCGCGCGGGTCGTAGGCGCCGCTCTTGCGCATCGAGATGATCTTGGCGAGGTTGGCGCGCTTTATCAGCCCGTCGGACGCGAGCCATTCAGCCTGGATGTCGGGGAAGCCCGCCGGCGAGCCCGGCTCCCAGGTTGACTGGCCGAGGCGGCCGAGCCAGGTGGCAATGAAATTGCCCTTTGGCGTCTCGACACCCGCGGTGCGCAGCGCCGATACCGTCCAGTCCCATGGCGACTTGTACTTGAGCATACCCGGCTGCCAGGCCGCGTCCTCGTTTATCAGCGCGAGGTAGGTCGTCTTGAGGTCCCCGCCGCTCGAATGGAAGGCATCGGCGATGCGGCTCACGCAATCCGCCGGGGGGGCGTCGGCGAAAAAGTGCCGGGCGAGCTTGGTGGCAACAAAACTGGCGGCCGACTGGTGCGCGGCGATGTCGAGCAGGATCGCGCGAGCCTGGTTCGCCTCGCCGGGCGGGTAGGTTTTGCCCATGAGCACGCGCGAGCCAGGCTCGTGTCGGTTGGCTTCGAACACGAAGCCGCCGGCGTCACCATCGTCCATCGCCTTGGTGCCGCCCGCCAGCCCTGCGACGGTGTAGCCAGTCAGCGCCTTCGCGAGCTCGATGACATCGGCTTGGACATAGCCAGAGCGCACACCCAGCGTGTGCAACTCCATTATTTCCCGCGCTAAATTCTCGTTGATCCCCGAGTTGCGCCGCTCCTGGGCGCTGCGCCATCTGCCAAGCACGCTGTTCGGCCCGACCGAGCGCGACTGGTCAAGGAAGACCAGCATCGCCGGGTGCGTTTCGGCTGCCAGCACGAGGTCGGCGAACTTTCCGGTCACGTGAGGGCGGATCGCGCTGTCCTCGTAGTCGGGCGCGAGCGAGCGGGTGACCTTGGTGTCGGCCGAAACCGCGAAGTGGTTCGACCAGAAGTTTACGAGCCGCTCGACGAACGGCGTTTGCGTGATCCGCGCCCGCTCGACCCGGTCTGCGATCCGCGCGCGGTAGGCGTCGTAGAAGTTGCGCCGCATGTCGGCATCGGCTGCCGCTTGCATCTGGCTGACGAGCTCCGCGGGGTTTCCGGGCGATGTCGCCACCGCCGGATCCCATCCGGCCAGCTGCTGGATCAGCCAACCCTTGGGGTCGCTGCTCGGTTGCTCGTTGGGTGCGAGCCCGTAACCGAAGCGGTGATGCGCGATGTATGACCGTTGGTCGACCATGCCGGCAGAATCATACCAGCGGACTTAACCTAAGCAAAATGCGGCGGTCAGATTGCCGCGCACTTGTTGCATTATGGCATTTGGCCTAGCAGAAGCCGTCGCAGAAACCGTATCAGGGGAGCCAAGAGTTGATCGAGAAACCGGCCGGCCGCGCGGCAGCGCTCGACCTAGGCCGTTTCATCGCAGCGCTCGCTGTATATGGCTATCACATGCTCTATCTCGACGTGCAGGTGGGCCGCATACCGTGGGCCAGCGCGCTCGGGCCGATCATGTCCTACGGATACCTCGGCGTGAATTTCTTCTTCATGCTGTCGGGCTACGTCATTTGCCGTTCGGCCGAGGGCGCCACCCGGTTCGAATTCGCGCGCAACCGCGCAACCCGGCTCTATCCGGCCTTCGTCATCTGCGGTGTGCTGACCAGCCTCATGCTGATCGTCGCAGGTCACGGTGTGTCGCCCCTGCGGTTCGTCGCCAACATGACGTTCCAGGCCAAGGCGCTGGGCTTTTCCTTCCTCGACCCGGTCTATTGGTCACTTGCCGCCGAGACGCTGTTCTACGCCGCTGTCTTCCTGATCGTCATCGGCCCGGCTCTGCGCTCGCGGCTGCGGATGGTGCTGGTGGTCTGGGCCGTACTGGCCGTGCTGCCGATCGGCGGTCCGGCGGCGATCCTGCTTAACCTCAAATGGGCGCCCTATTTCGGCGTCGGCATCGCGCTGCACCTGATCCAAGCCGACCGGCGCGGTTTCGACAAGGGACTGTTCGCGCTCTATGCGCTGCTCGCGCTTTACGGGGCATGGAGCGAGGCCGGGACTGTCGGCAAGCAATTCGACTTGCGGCCGGCCCCGCTGGTCGCGGCGGTGCTCGTGTTCGCCATGGCAGCGATCCTACCGTGGCTCAGCCGGGTCGAGCTTTCGAAGAGAGGATACACGGTCGCCTTCGTACTCGGAGGGATGAGCTACCCCCTTTACTTGCTGCACAATCAGTTCAACCGCCCGCTGCTCATCGCCAGGTGGGAGCACGGCTTGCTCGCCGTGCTGGTGGAGAACGCGGGTCTGATGCTGTTGTGCTATCTAGTGTTCAAGTTCGAGG
It encodes the following:
- a CDS encoding DUF1800 domain-containing protein — encoded protein: MVDQRSYIAHHRFGYGLAPNEQPSSDPKGWLIQQLAGWDPAVATSPGNPAELVSQMQAAADADMRRNFYDAYRARIADRVERARITQTPFVERLVNFWSNHFAVSADTKVTRSLAPDYEDSAIRPHVTGKFADLVLAAETHPAMLVFLDQSRSVGPNSVLGRWRSAQERRNSGINENLAREIMELHTLGVRSGYVQADVIELAKALTGYTVAGLAGGTKAMDDGDAGGFVFEANRHEPGSRVLMGKTYPPGEANQARAILLDIAAHQSAASFVATKLARHFFADAPPADCVSRIADAFHSSGGDLKTTYLALINEDAAWQPGMLKYKSPWDWTVSALRTAGVETPKGNFIATWLGRLGQSTWEPGSPAGFPDIQAEWLASDGLIKRANLAKIISMRKSGAYDPRDIAAHAFGDQLSDVTRGAVAAAGDKAQGLSLLLMSRDFQWR
- a CDS encoding acyltransferase family protein, coding for MIEKPAGRAAALDLGRFIAALAVYGYHMLYLDVQVGRIPWASALGPIMSYGYLGVNFFFMLSGYVICRSAEGATRFEFARNRATRLYPAFVICGVLTSLMLIVAGHGVSPLRFVANMTFQAKALGFSFLDPVYWSLAAETLFYAAVFLIVIGPALRSRLRMVLVVWAVLAVLPIGGPAAILLNLKWAPYFGVGIALHLIQADRRGFDKGLFALYALLALYGAWSEAGTVGKQFDLRPAPLVAAVLVFAMAAILPWLSRVELSKRGYTVAFVLGGMSYPLYLLHNQFNRPLLIARWEHGLLAVLVENAGLMLLCYLVFKFEEKIRRSLRALDFARYRPGRRVETGA